The following are encoded together in the Cyanobacterium aponinum PCC 10605 genome:
- a CDS encoding heme o synthase, whose amino-acid sequence MIGTSISPRNENFWQVIQSYYLLTKPRIIPLLLITTTASMFMAGKGTVDPLLLIMTLLGGTLAAASAQTFNCVYDQDIDYDMKRTRKRPIPSGRVQSNHAIIFGIFLAILSFSILVIAVNLLSALLAMTGIVFYMLIYTHWLKRHTSQNIVIGGAAGAIPPLVGWAAVTGDLSWSAWALFTLIFLWTPPHFWALALMISDDYAQVGVPMLPVVEGVESTVKQIWIYTWITFAFSLIFIYPLHSAGFVYFSFALILGLTFIYKAWQLLQQPEKKDCAKSMFKYSILYLMLLCSGIVVDSWQLSHQLTDSFDRQIMALLNLWLNFC is encoded by the coding sequence ATGATCGGAACAAGTATTTCACCTCGTAACGAGAACTTTTGGCAAGTTATTCAAAGTTATTATCTCCTCACAAAACCTCGTATTATTCCCTTACTTTTAATAACAACTACTGCCTCTATGTTTATGGCAGGAAAAGGCACAGTTGATCCTTTACTCTTAATTATGACCCTATTAGGAGGAACATTAGCCGCCGCTTCTGCCCAAACTTTCAACTGCGTTTATGATCAAGATATTGATTATGACATGAAGCGCACGAGAAAACGTCCTATTCCTTCGGGGAGAGTTCAATCTAACCATGCAATTATTTTTGGAATTTTCCTAGCAATTCTTTCCTTTAGCATCTTAGTGATTGCCGTCAATCTTTTGTCTGCCTTATTAGCTATGACGGGGATTGTCTTTTATATGCTTATTTATACCCATTGGTTAAAACGTCATACTAGCCAAAATATCGTCATTGGAGGAGCGGCTGGAGCTATTCCTCCTCTTGTGGGTTGGGCGGCTGTAACAGGAGATTTAAGTTGGAGCGCATGGGCATTATTTACATTAATTTTTCTTTGGACTCCTCCTCATTTTTGGGCTTTGGCTTTGATGATTAGTGACGACTATGCACAAGTTGGTGTGCCAATGTTACCTGTGGTAGAAGGCGTTGAATCAACGGTTAAACAAATTTGGATTTATACTTGGATTACTTTTGCCTTTAGTTTAATCTTTATCTATCCTTTACATAGTGCAGGATTTGTTTATTTTTCTTTTGCTCTTATTTTGGGACTAACTTTCATCTATAAAGCATGGCAACTACTACAGCAACCGGAAAAAAAAGACTGTGCTAAATCCATGTTTAAATATTCCATTCTCTACCTCATGTTACTCTGTTCAGGTATCGTAGTGGATAGTTGGCAATTGAGCCATCAGTTAACTGATTCTTTTGATCGCCAAATTATGGCTTTATTGAATTTATGGTTAAACTTTTGTTGA
- a CDS encoding homoserine dehydrogenase, which yields MAFKIGLLGLGTVGTGTADILFNPDGRHPLLQNITISQVGVKSLEKKRNIDLPSEILTTDLEAIVTNPEIDIVVELIGGLEPARSLILKAIAHGKHVVTANKAVIARYGGEIFAAANEAKVYVLSEAAVGGGIPIVEPLKQSLGANRLENIIGIVNGTTNYILTEMTEKGSDFGQVLKVAQDLGYAEADPTADVEGYDAADKIAILASLAFGCLVKREDVYCEGITKITSSDINYAEKLGFVIKLLAIAHKVQSTTETQLQLRVHPTFVPTSHPLANVNGVNNAILVEGSPLGQVMFYGPGAGSGPTASAVVADIMNIVGVLNTDKTGDNLDSLLSCSPQGQGQISPIEEVFSRFYARFLCADVPGVIGHLGTAFGENNVSLESVVQIGFQGDLAEIVVVTHHVREGNFREAIAEIRSLNAIKNIPSIIRVL from the coding sequence GTGGCTTTTAAGATCGGTTTATTAGGACTAGGTACTGTTGGCACGGGTACGGCAGACATTTTATTTAATCCCGATGGCAGACACCCCCTCCTTCAAAATATAACTATTAGTCAGGTAGGGGTAAAATCACTCGAAAAAAAACGCAACATTGATTTACCCTCAGAAATTCTGACCACAGATTTAGAAGCCATTGTCACTAATCCCGAAATTGATATTGTTGTTGAGTTAATAGGTGGTTTAGAACCCGCCCGTAGTCTTATTTTAAAAGCCATCGCTCATGGTAAGCACGTTGTAACGGCGAATAAAGCAGTAATTGCCCGTTATGGTGGAGAAATTTTTGCGGCGGCTAATGAAGCGAAAGTTTATGTTTTGTCAGAAGCGGCCGTAGGGGGAGGTATTCCCATTGTTGAACCTCTTAAACAGTCTTTAGGAGCGAACCGTTTAGAAAATATTATTGGGATTGTTAATGGCACTACTAACTATATCCTTACGGAAATGACCGAAAAAGGATCTGACTTTGGACAGGTGTTAAAAGTTGCCCAAGATTTAGGCTATGCTGAAGCTGATCCTACTGCTGATGTAGAAGGTTATGATGCGGCGGATAAAATTGCTATCTTAGCTTCTCTTGCTTTTGGTTGTTTAGTCAAACGGGAAGACGTTTATTGCGAGGGCATTACTAAAATTACTAGCAGTGATATTAATTATGCTGAAAAATTGGGCTTTGTCATCAAATTACTTGCCATTGCTCACAAGGTACAATCTACCACGGAAACTCAACTACAGCTAAGAGTTCATCCCACTTTTGTGCCGACATCCCATCCCCTAGCAAATGTCAATGGTGTTAATAATGCTATTTTAGTGGAGGGTTCACCCCTCGGACAAGTCATGTTTTATGGACCGGGTGCCGGTTCAGGCCCTACCGCTAGTGCTGTAGTTGCCGATATTATGAACATTGTGGGGGTTCTCAATACTGATAAAACAGGAGATAATCTCGATTCTTTACTCAGTTGTTCCCCTCAAGGTCAGGGTCAAATTAGCCCTATAGAGGAAGTTTTTAGCCGTTTTTATGCCCGTTTCCTCTGTGCAGACGTACCGGGGGTCATTGGTCATCTAGGTACTGCTTTTGGCGAAAATAACGTCAGTTTAGAGTCTGTGGTTCAAATTGGATTTCAGGGGGATTTAGCAGAAATTGTGGTTGTCACTCACCATGTTAGAGAAGGTAACTTTAGAGAGGCGATCGCAGAAATTCGCAGTTTAAATGCGATTAAGAATATCCCCAGTATTATTCGAGTGCTGTAG
- a CDS encoding methyltransferase domain-containing protein, whose amino-acid sequence MFLYYALGVLLISVIIGVVIYLLTPRTFETPETVATSYDEWTEDGILEFYWGEHIHLGHYGSPPRRKDFLEAKADFVHEMVKWGGLDKLPRGTKVLDVGCGIGGSTRILAKDYGFEATGITISPKQVQRATELTPEGVSAKFQVDNALDLSFPDNSFDVVWSIEAGPHMPDKNKYAQEMMRVLKPGGTLVVADWNQRDDRKVPLNWWERIVMRQLLDQWSHPSFSSIEGFSEQIAETGLVDGDVVTADWTQETLPSWLESVWQGIVRPEGIIKFGLSGFIKSLREVPTMILMRVGFGSGLCRFGMFKAVKAKSATSTKEANTNEVVNV is encoded by the coding sequence ATGTTTCTATATTACGCTCTTGGTGTATTACTAATATCAGTAATCATAGGTGTTGTTATTTATCTACTAACTCCTCGGACTTTTGAAACTCCTGAAACTGTTGCAACTTCATATGATGAGTGGACAGAAGATGGAATTTTAGAATTTTATTGGGGTGAGCATATTCATTTAGGTCACTATGGTTCTCCTCCAAGACGCAAAGACTTTTTAGAGGCAAAAGCTGATTTTGTTCATGAAATGGTCAAATGGGGAGGATTAGATAAATTACCCCGTGGTACTAAGGTTTTAGATGTCGGTTGTGGCATTGGTGGAAGTACCCGTATTTTGGCAAAAGATTATGGTTTTGAAGCCACAGGCATTACCATTAGTCCAAAACAAGTACAAAGGGCAACGGAGCTAACTCCTGAGGGTGTTAGCGCTAAATTTCAGGTGGATAATGCTTTAGATCTTTCTTTCCCTGACAATAGTTTTGATGTGGTATGGTCGATCGAAGCTGGTCCTCATATGCCAGATAAGAATAAATATGCTCAAGAGATGATGAGAGTTTTAAAACCCGGTGGTACTCTTGTGGTAGCCGACTGGAATCAAAGAGACGATCGCAAAGTTCCTCTTAATTGGTGGGAAAGAATCGTAATGCGTCAATTATTGGATCAATGGTCTCACCCTTCCTTTTCTAGTATTGAAGGCTTTTCCGAACAAATTGCTGAAACAGGTTTAGTCGATGGAGATGTAGTCACAGCCGATTGGACTCAAGAAACTTTACCTTCTTGGTTAGAGTCTGTTTGGCAAGGCATAGTTCGCCCCGAAGGTATTATCAAGTTTGGTTTATCTGGTTTTATCAAATCCTTGAGAGAAGTTCCTACCATGATTTTAATGCGTGTGGGCTTTGGTAGTGGTCTTTGTCGCTTTGGGATGTTCAAAGCTGTTAAAGCTAAATCTGCTACTTCTACTAAAGAAGCTAATACTAATGAAGTGGTTAATGTCTAA
- the recR gene encoding recombination mediator RecR: MFTPPLAKLIEQLQKLPGIGPKNAQRLALHIIKRSDKDAEALAQAILDAKRRVGLCQKCFHLSADPVCEICRNPSRDQSIICVVADSKDVIALEKTREYQGLYHVIGGVISPMDGIGPEQLHIQPLIQRVSQEKIEEVILAINPSVEGETTTLYIGQLVKPFTKVTRIAFGLPMGGDLEYADEITLARALEGRRDFD, from the coding sequence ATTTTTACACCACCTCTCGCTAAATTAATCGAACAATTACAAAAATTACCCGGCATTGGTCCTAAAAATGCCCAGAGATTAGCATTACATATTATTAAACGTTCGGATAAAGATGCTGAAGCCCTAGCTCAAGCTATTCTGGACGCAAAAAGAAGAGTAGGTTTATGTCAAAAATGTTTTCATTTATCGGCTGATCCTGTCTGTGAAATCTGTCGTAATCCTAGTCGAGATCAAAGTATTATCTGTGTTGTTGCTGACTCTAAAGATGTAATCGCCTTGGAAAAAACCAGAGAATATCAAGGTTTATATCATGTAATTGGGGGGGTTATTTCCCCAATGGATGGTATCGGCCCTGAACAACTGCACATACAACCACTAATTCAAAGAGTTAGTCAAGAAAAAATTGAGGAGGTGATTTTAGCGATTAATCCTAGTGTTGAGGGGGAAACGACTACTTTATATATTGGTCAATTAGTTAAACCTTTTACAAAAGTTACTCGTATTGCCTTTGGTTTGCCCATGGGAGGCGATTTAGAATATGCAGATGAAATAACCCTTGCTAGGGCGTTAGAAGGGCGCAGAGATTTTGATTAA
- a CDS encoding COX15/CtaA family protein yields MTDSALYNSFFSFSSSHPLRWIRWLIWKIAIATLALMAIGAATRVMNAGLACPDWPLCYGKIVPTQEMNLQVFLEWFHRLDAALIGFTTIILVIASWWHRRKLPQWLPYASSFALFLIIFQGILGGLTVTELLRFDIVTAHLGTALLFFGTLIAIGSSLSEYQGTATDVSKLTLIGAIASIFVYIQCLLGGLVASQWALHQCFAGNQLCFVMNSHIIGVLPATIATITLVILARKTPALSLKLRNLTKYITVILVSQILLGIATFYLHLQVEPLTVAHHTMGAALFGMLITFTVYTLRDEDTTISLLN; encoded by the coding sequence ATGACAGATTCAGCTTTATACAATTCTTTCTTTTCCTTCTCTTCTTCTCATCCCCTTAGATGGATTAGGTGGCTAATATGGAAAATTGCGATCGCAACTCTGGCTTTGATGGCAATTGGGGCGGCAACGAGGGTTATGAATGCGGGGTTAGCTTGTCCTGATTGGCCTTTATGCTACGGTAAAATCGTCCCCACTCAGGAAATGAATTTACAGGTATTTTTAGAGTGGTTTCACCGACTGGATGCGGCTTTAATTGGTTTTACTACCATTATTTTGGTCATTGCTTCTTGGTGGCATCGCCGTAAACTACCTCAATGGTTGCCCTATGCCTCTAGTTTTGCTCTATTTTTAATCATCTTTCAAGGAATTTTGGGGGGTTTGACAGTCACAGAATTATTGCGTTTTGACATTGTTACTGCTCATCTAGGCACTGCTTTACTGTTTTTTGGCACATTAATCGCTATTGGTAGCAGTCTCAGTGAATATCAAGGCACAGCTACGGATGTAAGTAAATTAACTCTCATAGGGGCGATCGCATCTATTTTCGTATATATTCAATGTCTTTTAGGGGGTTTAGTTGCCTCTCAATGGGCTTTACATCAATGCTTTGCCGGGAATCAACTTTGTTTTGTCATGAATAGTCATATTATCGGAGTGCTTCCTGCCACTATCGCCACTATCACTTTAGTTATTTTAGCGAGAAAAACCCCTGCTTTAAGCCTAAAATTGCGAAACTTGACTAAATATATCACTGTAATTTTAGTAAGCCAAATATTACTCGGTATTGCTACATTTTACCTTCATCTACAAGTAGAACCTCTTACCGTAGCTCACCATACCATGGGAGCGGCACTTTTTGGGATGTTAATAACTTTCACTGTTTATACCCTCAGAGATGAAGATACCACCATTTCTCTTTTAAATTAG
- the ccsB gene encoding c-type cytochrome biogenesis protein CcsB: protein MDLVSLENILDNVSFAVLFITMLFYWVGTAFPNFSILPKLGTMGMIIGNLSIASLLLARWIEGGYFPISNLYESLFFLGWGVTTVHLIAESMSGSRLVGVVSAPTAMGIAAFATLSLPPEMQHSEPLVPALKSNWLMMHVSVMMFSYSALMVGSLVAIAFLILTQGKEIQLRGSSVGTGAYRNVKALKLNYQGEKITEVENQGGTAVLTQEKTIVNQLSPERLSLVDTLDNISYRIIGLGFPLLTIGIVSGAVWANEAWGSYWSWDPKETWALITWLVFAAYLHARITKGWQGRKPALLAAGGFLVVWICYLGVNLLGKGLHSYGWFF from the coding sequence ATGGATTTAGTTAGTTTAGAAAATATTTTAGATAACGTTTCTTTCGCTGTGTTGTTTATCACCATGTTATTTTATTGGGTAGGTACAGCTTTTCCCAATTTTTCAATATTGCCTAAACTCGGTACAATGGGCATGATTATCGGTAATTTATCTATCGCCTCTCTACTGTTGGCGCGTTGGATTGAAGGGGGTTATTTCCCTATTAGTAATCTTTATGAATCCCTTTTCTTTTTGGGATGGGGTGTCACCACAGTGCATTTAATTGCAGAATCGATGAGTGGTAGTCGTTTAGTGGGAGTTGTCAGTGCTCCTACTGCTATGGGTATCGCCGCTTTTGCTACCCTTTCTCTCCCCCCAGAAATGCAACATAGCGAACCTTTAGTTCCTGCTTTAAAATCTAATTGGTTGATGATGCACGTTAGTGTCATGATGTTTAGTTACTCTGCTTTGATGGTAGGTTCATTAGTTGCGATCGCATTTTTGATTTTAACTCAGGGCAAAGAAATTCAATTAAGAGGTAGTTCTGTCGGTACAGGAGCTTACCGCAATGTTAAAGCCTTAAAATTAAACTATCAAGGGGAAAAAATCACAGAAGTTGAGAATCAAGGCGGTACAGCCGTGTTAACCCAGGAAAAAACCATTGTCAATCAACTTTCTCCTGAGCGTTTGAGTTTAGTGGATACCCTTGACAATATCAGTTATCGTATTATCGGCTTAGGTTTCCCTTTATTAACCATCGGTATTGTTTCAGGGGCTGTATGGGCAAATGAAGCATGGGGGTCTTATTGGAGTTGGGATCCGAAAGAAACATGGGCATTAATTACATGGTTAGTCTTTGCCGCTTATTTACACGCCAGAATTACCAAGGGTTGGCAAGGAAGAAAACCTGCCCTTTTAGCCGCAGGAGGCTTTTTGGTGGTATGGATTTGTTATTTAGGAGTCAATTTATTGGGTAAAGGTTTACACTCTTACGGTTGGTTTTTCTAA
- a CDS encoding pentapeptide repeat-containing protein, translating to MKINQFLRNYEQGIRQFQGINLQSATLSESVLVAVDLQYAKLIGADFSRCFLTKSNFSHAQLNWADFTYSKLSEAVFNGADLTKANLTGAFMVRSHLIKTQLSAANLSHSNLRNGNLAEVNLCGASLYRVNLREAFIGNSNLNWSNFQEARLSKANMKQSSAYQANFTRSFMKEVNLSNSNLTEANLYGARLSRSNLQNANLQNANLREAILVGADLRGADLRGANLQNADLQMANLDGAIFDDTNLSQANLTGVNINHTSFVNSCLDNTILSETLSKMLNFELKKNYRVNMAINN from the coding sequence ATGAAAATAAATCAATTTTTGAGAAACTATGAGCAGGGTATTCGACAGTTTCAAGGGATTAATTTACAATCAGCAACTTTATCTGAATCGGTGTTAGTGGCGGTGGATTTACAATATGCGAAATTAATCGGAGCTGATTTTAGTCGTTGTTTTTTGACTAAATCTAACTTTTCTCATGCTCAACTCAACTGGGCTGATTTTACGTATAGCAAGTTAAGTGAAGCAGTTTTTAATGGAGCGGATTTGACTAAAGCTAATCTCACTGGAGCTTTCATGGTGCGATCGCATCTTATTAAAACTCAACTTAGTGCCGCAAATCTTAGCCATAGTAATTTACGCAATGGAAACTTAGCAGAAGTTAACTTATGTGGAGCTAGTCTTTACCGTGTTAATTTGAGAGAGGCTTTTATCGGAAACAGTAACCTCAACTGGAGTAATTTTCAAGAAGCAAGATTGAGTAAAGCAAACATGAAACAGTCTAGTGCTTATCAAGCTAATTTTACCCGCTCATTTATGAAAGAAGTAAATCTGAGTAATAGTAACCTAACAGAAGCTAATTTATATGGTGCAAGACTAAGTAGATCAAATTTACAAAATGCCAATCTACAGAATGCAAATCTAAGAGAAGCAATATTGGTTGGTGCAGACTTAAGAGGGGCAGATTTAAGAGGAGCAAACTTACAAAATGCCGATTTACAAATGGCAAACCTCGACGGGGCAATTTTTGACGATACAAACTTATCTCAAGCTAATTTAACAGGAGTCAACATAAATCACACCAGTTTTGTTAATTCTTGTCTGGATAATACAATTCTCTCTGAAACTTTGTCCAAAATGCTTAATTTTGAATTAAAAAAAAATTATCGAGTGAATATGGCAATTAACAATTAA
- a CDS encoding DNA double-strand break repair nuclease NurA — MLDLAKLARQMPDMGQEIQKEALKSSQRLEKAIQLLAIVEKDQDTFIKAQKEWSDRLLFTAATPQESITKKVKIPIAPNNHSVFSADGSQIAPSHHEIAYCYLINIGRIMLHYGQNLHPLLDTLPEIYYKSEDLYASRKWGIRTEEWMSYRRTVAEAEVLAEMACTWVNPPGAHFDTPNLAMMDGSLVYWFLETLPVEAREEILNPILKAWESLRQTKIPFVGYVSASRSTSAINFLRFPLCPYDNPNCMAFCGEEVDKTPCQKVEPLRDVNLWTHLLQRGERSAIFRSNSRILDLYGEENHIYFCYLHVGTEIARVEFPQWVAENESLLNQSLSITLAQVDKGFGYPVALAEAHNLAVIKGSDRTRFFALLEEQMIKAGIKNVGVSYKEARKRGSIA, encoded by the coding sequence GTGTTAGATTTAGCAAAATTAGCCCGTCAAATGCCAGACATGGGGCAAGAAATCCAAAAAGAAGCCCTAAAAAGTAGTCAGCGTTTGGAAAAAGCAATACAATTATTAGCAATAGTCGAAAAAGACCAAGATACTTTTATTAAAGCTCAAAAAGAATGGAGCGATCGCCTCTTATTTACTGCCGCTACCCCTCAAGAATCGATTACTAAAAAAGTAAAAATTCCCATTGCCCCTAATAATCATAGTGTTTTTTCGGCAGATGGTTCTCAAATTGCTCCCTCTCATCATGAAATTGCCTATTGTTATTTGATCAATATTGGGCGAATTATGTTGCATTATGGGCAAAATTTACATCCTCTCCTTGATACCCTTCCTGAAATATACTATAAAAGTGAAGACCTCTACGCATCCAGAAAATGGGGAATTCGTACCGAAGAATGGATGAGTTATCGACGCACTGTAGCTGAAGCCGAGGTATTAGCAGAAATGGCTTGTACTTGGGTAAATCCTCCCGGAGCTCATTTTGATACCCCTAACCTTGCCATGATGGATGGCTCATTGGTTTACTGGTTTTTAGAAACTTTACCCGTTGAGGCTAGAGAAGAAATTTTGAATCCTATCCTAAAAGCATGGGAAAGTTTACGACAGACAAAAATTCCTTTCGTGGGATATGTTAGTGCTTCCCGTAGCACGTCGGCAATTAACTTTCTTCGTTTTCCTTTATGTCCCTACGATAATCCTAATTGTATGGCATTTTGTGGGGAAGAAGTGGATAAAACACCCTGTCAGAAAGTTGAACCCCTCAGAGATGTTAATCTTTGGACTCACCTTTTACAACGAGGAGAAAGAAGTGCTATATTCCGTAGTAATTCTCGTATTTTAGATTTATATGGAGAAGAAAACCATATTTACTTCTGTTATCTCCATGTTGGCACGGAAATTGCTAGGGTTGAGTTTCCCCAATGGGTAGCGGAAAATGAGTCTCTCCTCAATCAGTCTCTAAGTATTACCCTTGCTCAAGTTGATAAGGGTTTTGGCTATCCTGTTGCTTTAGCTGAAGCCCATAATCTCGCTGTAATCAAAGGAAGCGATCGCACCCGTTTTTTTGCCTTATTAGAAGAACAAATGATCAAAGCTGGAATCAAAAATGTCGGGGTTTCTTACAAGGAAGCAAGAAAAAGAGGCAGTATTGCTTAA
- a CDS encoding DUF4359 domain-containing protein, with protein sequence MNPLFLEERKFPRVLLAVGGGFFLIMGIILTLTNPNSTKYEKFATEELVRYAKENICPAQSSNLEEMIKSQVCNLIVDTGKNKIPQLIASNTKRNNYLLLSLYTTNLYIYQFETIAVFNNFYVINAQKLHE encoded by the coding sequence ATGAATCCATTATTTCTCGAAGAGCGTAAGTTTCCCCGTGTTTTGTTAGCAGTTGGTGGGGGCTTTTTTTTAATTATGGGAATAATTTTGACTCTTACTAACCCCAATTCCACTAAATACGAAAAGTTCGCCACAGAAGAATTAGTTCGGTATGCTAAAGAAAATATTTGCCCTGCTCAATCGTCCAATTTGGAAGAGATGATCAAAAGTCAGGTTTGCAATTTGATAGTCGATACAGGTAAAAATAAAATACCCCAATTAATCGCTTCCAATACGAAAAGAAATAATTATTTATTGCTAAGTCTTTATACAACTAATTTGTATATTTACCAATTTGAAACTATTGCTGTGTTTAATAATTTTTACGTCATCAATGCCCAAAAACTTCATGAGTAA
- the panD gene encoding aspartate 1-decarboxylase translates to MTTIRLMHAKLHRVRVTSANVDYVGSISIDPDLMEKVGILPLEELDIVNLNNAKRWSTYAIPGERGSKEICPNGGAALLCQEGDILIIYAYEECDRGELIKKGHKAKVLVADENNNIADFFEQTLTPNQDKFHFQERC, encoded by the coding sequence ATGACAACTATTCGATTAATGCACGCTAAATTACATCGAGTCAGGGTAACATCTGCAAATGTAGATTATGTTGGTAGTATTTCTATAGATCCAGATTTGATGGAAAAAGTTGGTATTTTACCTTTAGAAGAATTAGATATTGTTAATCTCAATAATGCTAAACGCTGGTCAACTTATGCCATTCCGGGGGAGAGGGGAAGTAAGGAAATTTGTCCTAATGGCGGGGCGGCTTTGTTGTGTCAAGAAGGGGATATTTTAATTATATATGCCTATGAAGAGTGCGATCGCGGTGAGTTAATAAAAAAAGGACATAAAGCAAAAGTATTAGTTGCCGATGAAAATAATAATATAGCGGATTTTTTTGAGCAAACCTTAACCCCCAATCAGGATAAATTCCACTTTCAGGAGAGATGTTAG
- the remA gene encoding extracellular matrix/biofilm regulator RemA, with amino-acid sequence MDIQLINIGFGNIVAANRVIAIVSPESAPIKRIINEAKDKGQLIDATYGRRTRAVIITDSNHVVLSAIQPETVAHRFVSHVEK; translated from the coding sequence ATGGATATTCAATTAATAAATATCGGTTTTGGTAACATAGTGGCCGCTAATCGAGTCATTGCCATTGTTAGTCCTGAGTCTGCCCCTATTAAACGTATCATCAATGAAGCAAAAGATAAAGGACAATTAATCGATGCAACCTATGGCAGAAGAACCAGAGCCGTAATCATCACAGATTCCAACCATGTAGTATTATCTGCTATTCAACCAGAAACTGTTGCTCATCGTTTTGTTTCTCATGTAGAAAAATAG
- a CDS encoding Gfo/Idh/MocA family protein — protein MSEKKLGVAIVGTGFGKQIHLPAFQLHPRTEVVAIHHRVLDKAKAIASEYNIAHAMDDLEDICRLPEVDIVSISTPPFLHYDMAKIALNHDKHILLEKPLNLNVYETREIYRLAKQKQKIVVPDFEFRFIPAWQLLKEYLDNDYVGKTRLIKIDWLVASRGNPNRAWNWYSVKERGGGALGAIGSHAFDYIHWLFGEIATISAYLGCAISQRPDPLSNNQLKPVTADDTCLITLELNDGTPVQVNLSSVTYQGRGHWLEIYGEKGTLVLGSDNLKDYVHGFKLYASRDNQPLEEIKIPERLAFPQVFDDGRLAPFIRVVNQLVENIDHNKMNAPSIIEGIYSQLLMDLTHKSHTQKQRLKVPSLQDFLLGNE, from the coding sequence ATGAGTGAAAAAAAACTAGGCGTTGCTATTGTTGGCACGGGTTTTGGTAAACAAATTCATTTACCTGCTTTTCAACTTCACCCTCGCACAGAGGTGGTTGCAATACATCATCGTGTCTTAGATAAAGCAAAAGCCATCGCCTCTGAGTATAATATTGCCCATGCAATGGATGATTTAGAGGATATTTGCCGTTTACCCGAAGTAGATATAGTCAGTATTTCTACCCCTCCGTTTCTGCATTATGACATGGCAAAAATTGCCCTTAACCACGATAAGCATATTTTGCTCGAAAAACCCCTTAATCTCAATGTTTATGAAACTAGGGAAATTTATCGTTTAGCTAAACAAAAGCAAAAAATTGTCGTCCCTGACTTTGAATTTCGCTTTATTCCTGCATGGCAATTACTCAAGGAATATTTAGATAATGACTATGTCGGTAAAACAAGACTTATCAAAATCGATTGGTTAGTGGCATCAAGGGGCAATCCTAACCGTGCATGGAATTGGTATTCCGTTAAAGAAAGAGGAGGAGGAGCATTAGGTGCGATCGGATCTCATGCTTTTGACTATATTCACTGGTTATTTGGGGAAATAGCGACAATTTCTGCTTATTTAGGTTGTGCCATATCCCAACGCCCTGATCCTTTGTCTAACAATCAATTAAAGCCTGTTACTGCTGATGATACCTGTTTAATAACCTTAGAATTGAATGACGGCACACCAGTACAGGTTAATCTTAGCTCAGTTACCTATCAAGGGCGCGGTCATTGGCTAGAAATTTACGGAGAAAAAGGCACATTAGTCTTAGGCAGTGATAACCTCAAGGATTATGTACACGGTTTTAAATTATACGCTTCTAGGGACAATCAACCCTTAGAAGAAATAAAAATTCCTGAAAGGTTAGCCTTTCCGCAAGTGTTTGACGATGGCAGACTCGCACCATTTATCAGAGTGGTAAATCAATTAGTAGAAAATATTGATCATAATAAGATGAATGCACCTTCAATTATCGAGGGGATTTACTCTCAATTACTAATGGATTTAACTCATAAATCCCACACTCAAAAACAACGATTAAAAGTACCTTCTTTACAGGATTTTCTCTTAGGCAATGAGTAA
- a CDS encoding DUF2470 domain-containing protein, whose translation MSETITTAVSDRICKHMNDDHGDALVLYAKHYGNLENLNSAKMLSIDNKGMLLIIDNNEEKPLRINFDHTLIDAKDAHHTLVEMLKSIRN comes from the coding sequence ATGAGTGAAACTATTACCACCGCAGTGAGCGATCGCATCTGTAAACATATGAACGATGATCATGGAGATGCCTTAGTCTTATATGCCAAACATTATGGTAATTTAGAAAATTTAAATAGTGCGAAAATGTTGTCTATTGATAATAAAGGTATGTTGCTAATTATCGATAATAACGAGGAAAAACCATTAAGAATTAACTTTGATCATACTCTAATTGATGCAAAAGACGCACATCATACATTAGTTGAAATGCTTAAATCTATTAGAAATTAA